One region of Gossypium raimondii isolate GPD5lz chromosome 6, ASM2569854v1, whole genome shotgun sequence genomic DNA includes:
- the LOC105772226 gene encoding uncharacterized protein LOC105772226, protein MFHPLICGASNRQEDADYDHKSHNKDNNKNPYSGRGLDKFSALLSELEDKKQKIHLQTGSRDISMVRFMYKDSTDFVPVVVKLKDKEPKPKPVETKQQEQEAWDHKHSMETLSEAKDVMKKISRLQPDKKKNKKGFSWKRPYFYLPTFFVLVLVLLVFFGRSVSILLTCVGWYMVPTIQGGNYSNVRRGIMKKKKKKDHVRKLSNESEVVRSKSSSPVRDYHKKS, encoded by the coding sequence atgtttcatCCATTGATCTGTGGAGCTTCTAATCGTCAAGAAGATGCTGATTATGATCATAAAAGCCATAACAAAGACAACAACAAGAACCCATATTCCGGCCGTGGTCTCGACAAGTTTTCTGCACTTTTATCAGAGCTTGAAGACAAGAAACAAAAGATCCATCTACAGACAGGTTCTCGAGACATATCCATGGTTCGTTTCATGTACAAAGATTCAACAGATTTTGTCCCTGTCGTTGTAAAGCTCAAAGACAAAGAACCAAAGCCAAAACCTGTTGAAACCAAACAACAAGAACAAGAAGCATGGGATCATAAGCATTCAATGGAAACCTTAAGTGAAGCCAAAGATGTAATGAAGAAGATATCAAGATTACAACCAGAcaagaagaagaacaaaaaaggGTTTTCATGGAAGCgaccatatttttatttaccaacaTTTTTTGTGTTGGTTTTGGTGTTATTAGTGTTCTTTGGAAGATCGGTTTCGATATTGTTAACTTGTGTTGGATGGTATATGGTTCCTACAATACAAGGAGGGAATTACAGTAATGTAAGAAGAGGaataatgaagaagaagaagaagaaagatcaTGTAAGAAAATTGAGCAATGAATCTGAGGTTGTTCGAAGTAAGTCTTCATCTCCTGTTCGTGATTACCATAAGAAAAGCTGA